From a region of the Lactuca sativa cultivar Salinas chromosome 4, Lsat_Salinas_v11, whole genome shotgun sequence genome:
- the LOC111920450 gene encoding protein NRT1/ PTR FAMILY 6.1: MGIREIKSPEVLSETPAVVSTDENPESLKSKKLGMYFVESDNRRSPFAGGYTTLGTTPVNIHGKPITDLSKTGGWLAAFFIFGNEMAERMAYFGLSVNMVAFMFYVMHRPFTSSANAVNNFLGISQASSVLGGFLADAYLGRYWTIAIFTTIYLLGLTGITLCATLNVLVPNQDECNQLSLLLGNCEPAKPWQMFYLYTVLYVTGFGAAGIRPCVSSFGADQFDERSRDYNTNLDRFFNLFYLSVTMGAIVAFTAVVYIQMELGWGFAFGALAVAMAISNIVFFVGTPLYRHRLPGGSPLTRVAQVLVAAFRKRNASFNSSEYVGLYELQGKRSAVKGSGKIAHTDDFRCLDKAALRLKEDGTNMSPWYLCTVTQVEEVKILLKLIPIPTCSIMLSVILTEYLTLSVQQAYTLNTHMGRLKLPVTCMPVFPGLSIFLLLSLYYVIFVPLSRHITGHPRGASQLQRVGLGLAISIVSVGWAGFFERYRRNYAIREGYEGSFLSPMPGLSAYWLLIQYCLIGLAEVFSVVGLLEFLYEEAPDAMKSIGSAYAAVAGGLGCFIATILNSIINSLTGNEEKRQTSWLSQNINTGRFDYFYWLLTALSIINFSLFLYAARRYKYRVKDIVETKELPQR, encoded by the exons ATGGGTATCAGAGAAATCAAGTCGCCTGAAGTTTTATCTGAAACGCCTGCGGTGGTAAGTACGGATGAAAATCCTGAGTCATTAAAAAGTAAGAAGCTTGGCATGTATTTTGTTGAATCCGACAACAGGCGTTCCCCTTTTGCCGGAGGGTATACCACGCTTGGTACCACACCTGTGAATATCCATGGGAAGCCTATCACCGATCTCTCCAAAACCGGAGGCTGGCTTGCTGCCTTCTTCATTTTTG GGAATGAAATGGCAGAAAGAATGGCTTATTTTGGGTTGTCGGTGAACATGGTAGCCTTTATGTTCTATGTGATGCATCGGCCTTTCACTAGTTCAGCGAATGCCGTCAACAATTTTTTGGGAATATCACAGGCTTCCTCTGTTCTTGGTGGTTTTCTGGCTGATGCTTATCTTGGTCGATATTGGACTATTGCTATTTTCACTACCATATATCTTCTT GGTTTAACAGGAATAACGTTATGCGCCACGTTGAATGTGCTGGTGCCTAATCAAGATGAGTGCAACCAGCTTTCACTGTTATTAGGAAACTGTGAACCTGCAAAACCATGGCAAATGTTTTATCTTTATACAGTCCTTTACGTGACTGGGTTTGGAGCAGCTGGTATTAGACCTTGTGTCTCTTCTTTTGGAGCAGATCAGTTTGACGAGAGGAGCAGAGATTATAATACCAATCTCGACAGGTTCTTCAACTTGTTCTACCTCTCTGTGACAATGGGGGCAATTGTGGCATTTACTGCTGTAGTCTACATTCAGATGGAACTTGGATGGGGTTTTGCCTTTGGTGCTTTGGCTGTAGCTATGGCAATCTCCAACATAGTATTCTTTGTTGGTACTCCATTATACCGACACCGGTTGCCCGGGGGCAGCCCTCTGACTCGCGTTGCTCAAGTCCTCGTTGCTGCTTTCCGGAAACGGAATGCTTCATTTAATAGTAGCGAATATGTTGGACTATATGAGCTTCAGGGGAAGAGATCTGCCGTCAAAGGCAGCGGCAAGATAGCTCATACAGATGATTTCAG ATGTTTGGACAAAGCAGCTCTTAGATTGAAAGAAGACGGGACAAATATGAGTCCTTGGTACCTTTGCACTGTCACCCAAGTGGAGGAAGTAAAAATCCTGTTGAAGCTGATCCCAATTCCGACATGTTCCATAATGCTAAGTGTGATCTTAACCGAGTACTTGACTCTATCAGTACAGCAGGCATATACACTCAACACTCACATGGGGCGTCTTAAACTTCCAGTAACATGCATGCCCGTTTTTCCAGGTCTCAGTATATTTCTTTTGCTATCTCTTTACTACGTCATATTTGTCCCTCTGTCAAGACACATCACGGGTCATCCACGTGGGGCTTCTCAGCTTCAGAGAGTGGGGCTGGGTTTGGCTATCTCGATCGTGTCTGTGGGCTGGGCTGGGTTTTTCGAGAGATACCGAAGGAATTATGCGATAAGAGAAGGGTATGAGGGCAGTTTTCTGAGTCCAATGCCTGGCCTGAGTGCTTACTGGCTGTTGATCCAGTATTGCCTCATTGGCCTGGCTGAGGTATTTTCCGTTGTGGGATTATTGGAATTTCTGTACGAGGAGGCCCCGGATGCTATGAAAAGCATCGGTTCCGCCTATGCTGCTGTAGCTGGTGGTTTGGGCTGCTTTATCGCCACTATATTGAACAGCATCATCAACTCTTTGACAGGGAATGAAGAGAAAAGACAGACTTCCTGGCTCTCCCAGAACATAAACACCGGAAGATTTGATTACTTCTATTGGCTTCTAACGGCTCTTAGTATCATCAATTTCAGCTTGTTCCTCTACGCAGCACGCAGGTACAAGTACAGAGTCAAAGATATTGTTGAAACCAAGGAACTACCACAACGCTAG